From the Musa acuminata AAA Group cultivar baxijiao chromosome BXJ1-2, Cavendish_Baxijiao_AAA, whole genome shotgun sequence genome, one window contains:
- the LOC103976548 gene encoding O-fucosyltransferase 9 isoform X1, producing MHGRRRLGDGHGCGAAASSPRGARRGKLVRWAAAAASRRRGALLVTPLLYLALMLVMVGRWEWDLEPPVPVRVGVTILRRAPPPGSVYRSPRLFHELWAFMQADVNHSSALMTAWHQKATQKWKPRLPKRLLQAELPPSNGYLIIEANGGLNQQRMSICDAVAVAGLLNATLVIPIFHFNSVWRDSSKFEDIFDEEYFTETLKNHVRVVKELPPEILQRFDNNISNILNLRSKALSSKTYYLQKVLPKLLELGAVRIAPFSNRLAHSVPSSIQGVRCLTNYEALRFSKPIRSLAERMVHRMVNNSSINGGKYISVHLRFEEDMVAFSCCTYDGGQQEKNEMDKARERSWRGKFRRPGRVISPEANRRNGKCPLTPLEVGMMLRGMGFGNTTSVYVASGKIYNAEKYMAPLRQLFPLLETKETLASADELAPFKGHSSQLAALDYTVCAHSEVFVTTQGGNFPHFLMGHRRYLNEGHSKTINPDKKKLVLSFDNPNIRWDKFKRNMQEVLHHSDLKGITLRKPDASLYTFPMPDCMCQQAEA from the exons ATGCACGGGAGGAGACGGCTCGGCGACGGGCACGGGTGCGGTGCGGCGGCGTCGTCGCCGAGGGGCGCGCGGCGCGGGAAGCTGGTGCGCTGGGCGGCCGCCGCGGCGTCCCGACGGAGGGGCGCCCTGCTGGTGACGCCGCTCCTGTACCTGGCCTTGATGCTGGTGATGGTCGGGAGGTGGGAGTGGGACCTGGAGCCGCCCGTGCCGGTCCGCGTCGGCGTCACCATCCTCAGGAGGGCGCCGCCGCCTGGGTCGGTGTACCGCAGCCCGCGGCTGTTCCACGAGCTGTGGGCCTTCATGCAGGCCGACGTGAATCACTCCAGTGCG TTGATGACAGCATGGCATCAAAAAGCAACTCAAAAGTGGAAACCTCGTTTACCAAAGAGATTATTGCAAGCAG agtTGCCACCTTCAAATGGTTATCTCATAATTGAAGCAAATGGTGGTCTGAATCAGCAGCGTATGTCT ATATGTGATGCAGTTGCCGTGGCAGGCTTACTAAATGCAACACTCGTAATTCCAATATTTCATTTTAACAGTGTTTGGCGTGATTCAAG CAAGTTtgaagatatatttgatgaagagTACTTCACAGAAACACTCAAAAATCATGTAAGAGTGGTTAAAGAGCTCCCACCGGAGATATTGCAGCGATTTGACAATAATATCAGCAACATTTTGAATTTGAGAAGTAAGGCCCTATCATCTAAGACATATTATCTACAGAAGGTTCTCCCAAAATTATTAGAACTGGG GGCTGTACGCATAGCACCATTCTCTAACAGATTGGCTCATTCAGTTCCATCCAGCATCCAGGGAGTAAGATGTTTGACAAACTATGAAGCATTGCGCTTTTCTAAACCAATAAGATCTCTCGCCGAAAGAATGGTTCACAGAATGGTAAATAACAGCTCAATAAATGGTGGAAAGTACATCTCGGTGCATCTTCGGTTTGAAGAG GATATGGTAGCCTTTTCGTGTTGTACTTATGATGGTGGTCAGCAAGAGAAAAATGAAATGGATAAAGCTCGTGAAAGAAGTTGGAGAGGAAAGTTCAGGAGACCTGGTCGAGTAATTAGCCCAGAGGCTAACAGAAGGAATGGAAAATGCCCTTTAACGCCATTAGAG GTAGGAATGATGCTTCGAGGCATGGGATTTGGTAATACCACATCAGTCTATGTTGCTTCTGGTAAGATATACAATGCAGAAAAATATATGGCTCCACTCCGTCAGCTTTTTCCTCTTTTAGAGACCAAGGAAACTCTTGCATCAGCCGATGAACTTGCACCTTTCAAG GGACATTCGTCACAGTTGGCAGCATTGGATTATACTGTTTGTGCTCACAGTGAAGTGTTTGTCACAACTCAAGGTGGAAACTTTCCCCATTTTCTGATGGGACATAGGCGATATCTCAATGAAGGGCACTCGAAGACCATAAATCCTGACAAGAAAAAGTTGGTGTTATCATTCGACAACCCAAACATTAG ATGGGACAAGTTCAAGCGTAACATGCAGGAAGTTCTACATCATAGTGACTTAAAGGGCATCACTTTGCGGAAACCCGATGCGTCCTTGTACACTTTTCCAATGCCTGATTGCATGTGTCAGCAAGCAGAAGCATAA
- the LOC103976548 gene encoding O-fucosyltransferase 9 isoform X2, whose product MHGRRRLGDGHGCGAAASSPRGARRGKLVRWAAAAASRRRGALLVTPLLYLALMLVMVGRWEWDLEPPVPVRVGVTILRRAPPPGSVYRSPRLFHELWAFMQADVNHSSALMTAWHQKATQKWKPRLPKRLLQAELPPSNGYLIIEANGGLNQQRMSICDAVAVAGLLNATLVIPIFHFNSVWRDSSKFEDIFDEEYFTETLKNHVRVVKELPPEILQRFDNNISNILNLRSKALSSKTYYLQKVLPKLLELGAVRIAPFSNRLAHSVPSSIQGVRCLTNYEALRFSKPIRSLAERMVHRMDMVAFSCCTYDGGQQEKNEMDKARERSWRGKFRRPGRVISPEANRRNGKCPLTPLEVGMMLRGMGFGNTTSVYVASGKIYNAEKYMAPLRQLFPLLETKETLASADELAPFKGHSSQLAALDYTVCAHSEVFVTTQGGNFPHFLMGHRRYLNEGHSKTINPDKKKLVLSFDNPNIRWDKFKRNMQEVLHHSDLKGITLRKPDASLYTFPMPDCMCQQAEA is encoded by the exons ATGCACGGGAGGAGACGGCTCGGCGACGGGCACGGGTGCGGTGCGGCGGCGTCGTCGCCGAGGGGCGCGCGGCGCGGGAAGCTGGTGCGCTGGGCGGCCGCCGCGGCGTCCCGACGGAGGGGCGCCCTGCTGGTGACGCCGCTCCTGTACCTGGCCTTGATGCTGGTGATGGTCGGGAGGTGGGAGTGGGACCTGGAGCCGCCCGTGCCGGTCCGCGTCGGCGTCACCATCCTCAGGAGGGCGCCGCCGCCTGGGTCGGTGTACCGCAGCCCGCGGCTGTTCCACGAGCTGTGGGCCTTCATGCAGGCCGACGTGAATCACTCCAGTGCG TTGATGACAGCATGGCATCAAAAAGCAACTCAAAAGTGGAAACCTCGTTTACCAAAGAGATTATTGCAAGCAG agtTGCCACCTTCAAATGGTTATCTCATAATTGAAGCAAATGGTGGTCTGAATCAGCAGCGTATGTCT ATATGTGATGCAGTTGCCGTGGCAGGCTTACTAAATGCAACACTCGTAATTCCAATATTTCATTTTAACAGTGTTTGGCGTGATTCAAG CAAGTTtgaagatatatttgatgaagagTACTTCACAGAAACACTCAAAAATCATGTAAGAGTGGTTAAAGAGCTCCCACCGGAGATATTGCAGCGATTTGACAATAATATCAGCAACATTTTGAATTTGAGAAGTAAGGCCCTATCATCTAAGACATATTATCTACAGAAGGTTCTCCCAAAATTATTAGAACTGGG GGCTGTACGCATAGCACCATTCTCTAACAGATTGGCTCATTCAGTTCCATCCAGCATCCAGGGAGTAAGATGTTTGACAAACTATGAAGCATTGCGCTTTTCTAAACCAATAAGATCTCTCGCCGAAAGAATGGTTCACAGAATG GATATGGTAGCCTTTTCGTGTTGTACTTATGATGGTGGTCAGCAAGAGAAAAATGAAATGGATAAAGCTCGTGAAAGAAGTTGGAGAGGAAAGTTCAGGAGACCTGGTCGAGTAATTAGCCCAGAGGCTAACAGAAGGAATGGAAAATGCCCTTTAACGCCATTAGAG GTAGGAATGATGCTTCGAGGCATGGGATTTGGTAATACCACATCAGTCTATGTTGCTTCTGGTAAGATATACAATGCAGAAAAATATATGGCTCCACTCCGTCAGCTTTTTCCTCTTTTAGAGACCAAGGAAACTCTTGCATCAGCCGATGAACTTGCACCTTTCAAG GGACATTCGTCACAGTTGGCAGCATTGGATTATACTGTTTGTGCTCACAGTGAAGTGTTTGTCACAACTCAAGGTGGAAACTTTCCCCATTTTCTGATGGGACATAGGCGATATCTCAATGAAGGGCACTCGAAGACCATAAATCCTGACAAGAAAAAGTTGGTGTTATCATTCGACAACCCAAACATTAG ATGGGACAAGTTCAAGCGTAACATGCAGGAAGTTCTACATCATAGTGACTTAAAGGGCATCACTTTGCGGAAACCCGATGCGTCCTTGTACACTTTTCCAATGCCTGATTGCATGTGTCAGCAAGCAGAAGCATAA